A single genomic interval of Adhaeribacter pallidiroseus harbors:
- a CDS encoding efflux RND transporter periplasmic adaptor subunit → MDVLIKKKKWTTQRIVSLAMGALVVVLVGASYFSTSGKAKLNVDTNKITISSVTKGNFQEFIPLDGIVLPIKTIYLDATEGGTVQKILVEDGATLKEGTPIVQLANTDLQLEMMNRETAVFDLINNMNTTRNLMQQNRITQLNQLADIDYNLRDAERLYVMNKKLYEEKVVPQQEFLQAKYKYDYQVRKRQLTMRTLKQDSLNMHQQLGQMKESVERMQNNLALMRKKMDDLMVKAPVDGQITSLNAEIGESKTRGQRLGQIDVLDGFKVRANIDEHYISRVFTGQKATFSFAGKDYDLNVKKVFTQVTNGQFQVDMEFVGEVPKGIRRGQSLQLRLALSDQTQAVLVPRGGFYQKTGGNWIFKIDENGNKAYKTEIRLGRQNPEYFEVVSGLSPGDKVVTSSYENYEDMGELVINEEKE, encoded by the coding sequence ATGGATGTTTTAATTAAGAAAAAGAAGTGGACAACGCAACGGATTGTGAGCCTGGCTATGGGCGCCTTGGTAGTGGTGCTGGTAGGCGCTTCTTATTTTTCGACCAGCGGCAAAGCCAAATTAAACGTTGATACGAATAAAATCACCATTAGCAGTGTTACCAAGGGCAATTTTCAGGAATTTATTCCCCTGGATGGTATCGTGCTCCCCATTAAAACCATTTACCTCGATGCGACCGAAGGCGGTACGGTTCAAAAGATTTTAGTGGAAGATGGTGCTACGTTAAAAGAAGGTACGCCCATCGTGCAGTTGGCCAACACCGATTTGCAACTCGAAATGATGAACCGCGAAACGGCCGTGTTCGACCTGATTAACAACATGAACACCACCCGCAACTTAATGCAGCAAAACCGCATCACCCAACTCAACCAGTTGGCCGATATTGATTATAACCTGCGCGACGCCGAGCGTTTATACGTAATGAACAAAAAGCTCTACGAAGAAAAAGTAGTGCCCCAACAAGAATTTCTGCAAGCCAAATACAAATACGATTACCAGGTCCGGAAACGCCAGTTAACCATGCGCACCTTAAAGCAGGATTCGTTGAACATGCACCAGCAATTGGGCCAGATGAAAGAATCGGTGGAGCGCATGCAAAACAACCTGGCTTTGATGCGCAAGAAAATGGATGATTTAATGGTAAAAGCGCCCGTAGACGGCCAGATCACTTCGCTTAACGCCGAAATAGGCGAATCCAAAACCCGCGGCCAGCGCCTGGGCCAGATCGACGTGTTGGATGGTTTTAAAGTACGCGCCAATATTGATGAGCATTACATTTCGCGGGTATTTACCGGCCAAAAAGCTACCTTTTCTTTTGCCGGTAAAGATTACGACTTAAACGTGAAAAAAGTATTTACCCAGGTTACCAACGGCCAGTTTCAGGTAGATATGGAATTTGTGGGCGAAGTACCCAAAGGTATCCGGCGCGGCCAATCGTTGCAATTACGCTTAGCTTTATCCGACCAAACCCAGGCGGTATTGGTACCGCGGGGCGGCTTTTACCAGAAGACCGGCGGCAACTGGATTTTTAAAATTGATGAAAACGGCAATAAAGCTTATAAAACCGAAATCCGGTTGGGCCGCCAGAATCCGGAATATTTTGAAGTCGTGTCGGGCCTGAGTCCGGGCGACAAAGTGGTAACCTCGAGCTACGAAAACTACGAAGACATGGGCGAACTGGTAATTAACGAAGAAAAAGAATAG
- a CDS encoding MFS transporter: MAIRSNSAAAITGSTEAPAYQPNRLKAIISGSMGNLVEWYDWYAYSAFSIYFAPVFFPKSSATAQLLNTAGIFAVGFLMRPIGGWLFGRLADRAGRKFAMTLSVLLMSFGSLLIAVTPAYEAIGVLAAVLLLFARLLQGLSVGGEYGTSATYLSEMATTKRRGFYSSFQYVTLIGGQLIALGIQLLLQQFFLTEAQLHAWGWRIPFVMGAGLSLTALYLRSHMPESVAFNPEKGTAVLKKNGTIKQLLQHPKAVAIVVGLTLGGTIAFYTYSTYMQKFLVNTVHLSKSQSTQITFVSLLIYAALQPLFGLLSDHIGRKPLLIGFGLFGTLATVPLLTTLSQTTSQWQAFGLIMLALLIVSGYTSINAVVKAELFPTEIRALGVGFPYSVTVALFGGTAEYVALRFKNAGNESYFYWYVTGCIFISLLVYLTMRDTKHNSLLDAAS, from the coding sequence ATGGCTATACGGAGCAATTCAGCAGCAGCAATTACGGGTTCCACCGAGGCCCCCGCTTATCAACCCAACCGCCTGAAAGCCATCATCAGCGGTTCGATGGGCAATTTGGTGGAGTGGTACGATTGGTACGCGTACTCGGCTTTTTCCATTTATTTTGCGCCAGTGTTTTTCCCCAAGAGCAGTGCCACGGCCCAGCTTTTAAATACAGCGGGTATTTTTGCGGTAGGCTTTCTCATGCGTCCCATTGGCGGATGGTTGTTTGGCCGCCTGGCCGACCGAGCGGGGCGCAAGTTTGCCATGACGCTTTCGGTGCTGCTGATGTCGTTTGGGTCTTTGCTGATTGCAGTTACGCCTGCTTACGAGGCTATTGGGGTGCTAGCGGCTGTTTTGCTTTTATTTGCCCGTTTGCTGCAAGGTTTAAGCGTAGGTGGCGAGTACGGGACTTCGGCTACCTATTTAAGCGAAATGGCTACAACTAAGCGGCGGGGTTTTTATTCCAGCTTTCAGTACGTTACCCTAATTGGCGGGCAGTTGATTGCTTTGGGCATTCAGTTACTTTTGCAGCAGTTCTTTTTAACCGAAGCCCAATTGCATGCCTGGGGTTGGCGCATCCCGTTTGTGATGGGCGCCGGTTTATCGTTAACGGCGCTGTATCTGCGCAGCCACATGCCGGAATCAGTGGCTTTTAACCCGGAAAAAGGTACGGCTGTACTGAAAAAGAACGGCACCATTAAGCAACTCTTGCAGCACCCCAAAGCCGTAGCGATAGTGGTTGGCCTCACCCTGGGCGGTACCATTGCTTTTTACACCTACAGCACCTACATGCAAAAATTTCTGGTAAATACCGTACACCTCAGCAAAAGCCAGTCTACGCAAATAACGTTTGTATCGCTGTTGATTTATGCGGCCCTGCAGCCGCTTTTTGGTTTACTCTCCGACCATATTGGCCGTAAGCCTTTACTGATTGGGTTTGGGCTGTTCGGTACTTTGGCCACCGTGCCTTTGCTTACCACTTTAAGCCAGACTACCAGCCAATGGCAAGCTTTCGGGCTGATTATGCTGGCTCTGCTGATTGTTAGCGGGTATACGTCCATCAATGCGGTGGTGAAAGCGGAGTTGTTCCCGACTGAAATCCGGGCCTTGGGCGTAGGTTTTCCGTATTCCGTAACGGTGGCTCTTTTTGGCGGAACCGCCGAGTACGTGGCGCTTCGTTTTAAAAATGCCGGTAACGAAAGCTATTTTTACTGGTACGTTACGGGTTGTATCTTTATTTCCCTGTTGGTATACCTCACCATGCGCGATACCAAACACAACTCCCTCCTGGATGCTGCCTCCTGA
- a CDS encoding Tex family protein — protein sequence MEELIRNYLKIATELRISIKQVQATVELLDEGATVPFISRYRKEVTGSLDEVAVAGIRDRMEQLRELDKRREAILKSIREQQKLTPELEAQINAAETMAVLEDIYLPYKPKRRTKATIAREKGLEPLAQRLFEQEKFDVTAEAQQYISEEKEVKDTEEALAGARDIIAEWINENPDARARMRNLFEKKGMFKSRVMVGKEEEGQKYKDYFEWEEPIEKAPSHRVLAMRRGENEMILMLNAQPEEEEAIELLESLFVKGSNEAAQQVKIATKDAYKRMLKLSMETEIRMLSKKRADEEAIRVFADNLRQLLLSAPLGQKTVLALDPGFRTGCKLVVLDKQGKLLHNENVYPHTGARQAQEAASTVKYLASKYEVEAIAIGNGTASRETETFVRGLGLPNTIAVVMVNESGASIYSASDVAREEFPDHDVTVRGAVSIGRRLMDPLAELVKLDPKSIGVGQYQHDVDQFALKHSLDDVVMSSVNAVGVEVNTASKQLLTYVSGLGPSLAQNIVEYRNQNGPFRTRAELKKVPRLGDKAFEQAAGFLRIRHAKNPLDASAVHPERYELVERMAKDLGTTVTDLMKKPELRKQINLKNYVTDTVGLPTLQDIMSELAKPGRDPRESFEAFSFTEGVNEINDLRTGMKLPGIITNVTAFGAFVDIGVHQDGLVHVSHLSDRFVSNPHEVVKVGQRVEVTVLEVDAARKRISLSLKTEPSAAKPAGGAGSGKKGDKNKREEEPQNDFAAKLAMLKGKFK from the coding sequence ATGGAAGAACTGATTAGAAATTACCTTAAAATTGCCACCGAGCTGCGTATCAGCATCAAGCAAGTACAAGCAACCGTAGAATTATTAGACGAAGGCGCTACCGTGCCTTTTATTTCGCGTTACCGCAAAGAAGTTACCGGCTCTTTAGACGAAGTAGCCGTGGCGGGCATCCGCGACCGCATGGAACAGCTCCGCGAACTGGATAAACGCCGCGAAGCCATTCTCAAATCCATCCGGGAGCAACAAAAACTAACTCCCGAACTCGAGGCCCAAATTAACGCCGCCGAAACCATGGCGGTGCTCGAAGATATTTATTTGCCTTACAAACCCAAGCGCCGCACCAAAGCCACCATTGCCCGCGAAAAAGGTTTGGAGCCATTGGCCCAGCGTTTATTTGAACAAGAGAAATTTGACGTAACCGCCGAAGCCCAGCAATACATCAGCGAAGAAAAAGAAGTAAAAGACACCGAAGAAGCCTTAGCTGGTGCCCGCGATATTATAGCCGAGTGGATTAACGAAAATCCCGATGCTCGGGCCCGCATGCGGAACTTGTTCGAAAAGAAAGGCATGTTCAAAAGCCGCGTGATGGTGGGCAAGGAAGAAGAAGGCCAGAAATACAAAGATTATTTTGAGTGGGAAGAACCCATCGAGAAAGCCCCTTCGCACCGCGTATTGGCTATGCGCCGCGGCGAAAACGAAATGATTTTGATGCTCAACGCGCAACCCGAGGAAGAAGAAGCCATTGAACTGCTCGAAAGCCTATTCGTGAAAGGCAGTAACGAAGCGGCTCAGCAGGTAAAAATAGCCACCAAAGACGCCTACAAACGCATGCTGAAGCTCTCGATGGAAACCGAAATCCGGATGCTGTCGAAGAAGCGCGCCGACGAAGAAGCGATTCGGGTATTCGCCGATAATTTACGGCAATTATTACTCTCGGCTCCGCTGGGCCAGAAAACCGTTTTGGCCCTGGACCCGGGTTTTCGGACGGGTTGTAAGCTGGTGGTACTGGACAAACAAGGCAAATTACTGCACAACGAAAACGTGTATCCGCACACCGGCGCCCGCCAGGCCCAGGAAGCGGCCAGTACCGTTAAATATTTAGCCTCCAAATACGAAGTAGAAGCTATTGCCATTGGCAACGGCACCGCCAGCCGCGAAACCGAAACCTTTGTGCGCGGCTTGGGCTTACCCAATACCATTGCCGTGGTAATGGTAAACGAAAGCGGCGCTTCTATTTACTCGGCCTCGGATGTAGCCCGCGAAGAATTTCCGGACCATGATGTTACCGTGCGGGGTGCTGTTTCTATTGGTCGTCGTTTAATGGACCCATTGGCCGAACTGGTAAAACTCGATCCTAAAAGCATTGGTGTGGGTCAATACCAGCACGACGTCGACCAGTTTGCTTTGAAACATTCTCTGGACGATGTAGTGATGAGTTCGGTAAACGCCGTGGGTGTAGAAGTAAATACCGCCAGTAAGCAATTATTAACCTACGTATCGGGCTTAGGTCCGAGCCTGGCGCAAAACATTGTGGAATACCGCAACCAAAACGGCCCGTTCCGTACGCGCGCCGAACTGAAAAAAGTACCGCGTTTAGGCGACAAAGCTTTTGAACAAGCCGCCGGTTTCTTGCGCATCCGCCACGCTAAAAACCCGCTGGATGCCAGCGCCGTGCACCCCGAACGCTACGAACTGGTAGAACGCATGGCGAAAGACTTAGGCACTACCGTCACCGACCTGATGAAAAAGCCGGAGCTGCGCAAGCAAATAAATTTAAAAAATTACGTAACCGACACGGTTGGTTTGCCTACGCTCCAGGATATTATGAGCGAGCTGGCTAAACCCGGCCGCGACCCGCGCGAAAGTTTTGAGGCGTTCTCGTTTACCGAAGGCGTAAACGAAATCAATGATTTACGGACCGGCATGAAGTTACCCGGCATTATTACCAACGTAACCGCTTTTGGGGCCTTCGTGGATATCGGCGTACACCAGGACGGTTTAGTACACGTGAGTCATTTATCCGACCGCTTTGTAAGCAATCCGCACGAAGTGGTGAAAGTGGGTCAACGGGTAGAAGTTACCGTTTTGGAAGTAGATGCCGCGCGTAAGCGTATTTCCTTGTCCTTAAAAACCGAACCTAGTGCCGCAAAGCCAGCTGGTGGAGCGGGCTCCGGTAAAAAAGGCGATAAAAATAAACGCGAAGAAGAACCGCAAAACGATTTTGCTGCGAAACTGGCTATGCTGAAAGGAAAGTTTAAGTAA
- a CDS encoding sigma-54-dependent transcriptional regulator produces MAKILVIEDDLTFALILEGFLKKQGFEVNVAHRIKDGIKLLGNQPYQLVLMDYRLPDGTGFEILEFIRNLPAAIPGIMMTSFQDVGTAVRAMRLGAIDYITKPVNPDELLMVIKEVLPLESDTAKSKSSNTSLFIAGHSSASKQLHEFIQLVAPTDMSVIVQGESGTGKEYVARTTHQQSKRGEAPFVAVDCGAISGEIANSELFGHVKGAFTGATNDKQGLFETAHGGTIFLDEVGNLTYDIQVKLLRALQERIIQPLGSNKQVNVDVRVITATNDDLANSVKNGDFREDLYHRLNEFKIKVPALRDREADLEEFVAHFIALANQELNRNVQTFSPEVMAIFREYHWPGNLRELKNVVKRAVLLSPGEMAGLETLPEEMEQTIHEAPKTDSPDLKALQEANERELIYKTLQEVKYNKSKAARLLNIDRKTLYLKLAKYNLEG; encoded by the coding sequence ATGGCAAAAATATTAGTGATAGAAGATGATTTAACCTTTGCGCTGATACTGGAAGGCTTTTTAAAAAAACAAGGCTTTGAAGTAAACGTAGCTCACCGGATTAAAGACGGTATTAAATTATTAGGCAACCAACCATACCAACTCGTACTCATGGATTACCGGTTACCCGATGGTACCGGTTTTGAAATTTTAGAATTTATCCGGAACCTGCCGGCGGCAATACCCGGCATTATGATGACCAGCTTTCAGGACGTGGGCACGGCGGTCCGGGCCATGCGGCTGGGGGCCATTGATTATATTACCAAACCCGTTAACCCTGACGAGTTGCTCATGGTCATTAAGGAAGTGTTGCCTCTGGAGAGCGATACCGCTAAAAGTAAAAGCAGCAATACGTCGCTATTTATCGCCGGCCACAGTTCTGCTTCCAAACAATTACACGAATTTATTCAACTGGTAGCGCCTACGGATATGTCGGTGATTGTGCAGGGCGAAAGCGGCACCGGTAAAGAATACGTGGCGCGCACCACTCACCAGCAAAGCAAGCGGGGCGAAGCCCCTTTTGTGGCCGTCGATTGCGGCGCCATTTCCGGGGAAATAGCCAACAGCGAATTGTTCGGGCACGTAAAAGGCGCTTTTACCGGGGCTACCAACGATAAGCAAGGCTTGTTTGAAACCGCCCACGGCGGCACTATTTTTCTGGATGAAGTGGGTAATCTTACCTACGATATTCAGGTAAAGTTATTACGGGCCCTGCAGGAACGGATTATTCAACCGCTAGGGAGTAACAAGCAAGTAAACGTAGATGTGCGGGTAATTACCGCTACCAACGACGACTTAGCCAACAGCGTAAAAAACGGCGATTTCCGCGAAGATTTGTACCACCGTTTAAACGAATTTAAAATTAAAGTACCCGCCTTGCGCGACCGGGAAGCTGATTTAGAAGAATTTGTGGCTCACTTTATTGCTTTGGCCAACCAGGAACTAAACCGGAATGTGCAAACTTTTTCGCCGGAAGTAATGGCTATTTTTCGGGAATACCATTGGCCGGGTAATTTGCGCGAGCTAAAAAACGTGGTGAAACGGGCAGTGCTCTTGTCGCCCGGCGAAATGGCCGGCCTGGAAACCTTACCCGAAGAAATGGAACAAACCATCCACGAAGCCCCTAAAACCGATAGTCCGGATTTAAAAGCCCTGCAGGAAGCCAACGAACGCGAACTGATTTACAAAACCTTACAAGAAGTAAAATACAATAAATCCAAAGCGGCCCGCCTGTTAAACATCGACCGGAAAACTTTGTACCTGAAATTAGCCAAGTATAACCTGGAGGGATAG